One stretch of Euphorbia lathyris chromosome 7, ddEupLath1.1, whole genome shotgun sequence DNA includes these proteins:
- the LOC136200657 gene encoding large ribosomal subunit protein uL16: MGRRPARCYRQIKNKPYPKSRFCRGVPDPKIRIYDVGMKKKGVDEFPFCVHLVSWEKENVSSEALEAARIACNKYMTKFAGKDAFHLRVRVHPFHVLRINKMLSCAGADRLQTGMRGAFGKPQGVCARVAIGQVLLSVRCKDNNSHNAQEALRRAKFKFPGRQKIIVSRKWGFTKFNRTDYVRLKAENRIVPDGVNAKLLGCHGKLANRKPGRAFIDAVL, from the exons ATGGGAAGGA GACCCGCTAGATGTTATCGCCAGATCAAGAATAAGCCATACCCAAAATCACGTTTTTGCCGTGGTGTGCCTGATCCAAAAATCAGGATTTATGATGTGGGAATGAAGAAGAAGGGTGTTGATGAGTTCCCTTTCTGTGTGCATTTGGTGTCTTGGGAAAAGGAGAATGTTTCCAGTGAGGCTCTTGAGGCCGCACGTATTGCTTGCAACAAGTATATGACAAAGTTTGCTGGAAAGGATGCTTTCCATTTGAGGGTCAGGGTACATCCTTTCCATGTCCTGCGTATCAATAAGATGCTTTCATGTGCTGGAGCTGATAGGCTCCAAACTGGTATGAGAGGTGCTTTTGGCAAACCCCAGGGTGTTTGTGCAAGAGTTGCCATTGGCCAGGTTCTTCTATCTGTTCGTTGCAAGGACAACAACAGCCACAATGCTCAAGAAGCTCTCCGCCGTGCTAAGTTCAAATTTCCTGGTCGCCAGAAGATCATCGTCAGCAGGAAATG GGGTTTCACCAAATTCAACCGAACTGATTATGTGAGGTTGAAGGCCGAGAATCGCATTGTCCCAGATGGTGTTAATGCCAAG CTCCTTGGATGCCATGGAAAGTTGGCTAATCGCAAACCTGGTAGAGCATTTATAGATGCAGTTCTTTAA
- the LOC136235962 gene encoding putative B3 domain-containing protein At5g58280, which translates to MAAENGNSNTYEEARKQRLDENKKRFQDLGILDISKSLSKLSTPEKKQRLLKPKAANTEIVEPRRSSRARTTVTSYADELHTDLPPMRKKARGNSSWTSYISRPLDEVKLADYGDRLRTLKAAEKFQTSLQSGNPSFVKSMVRSHVYSCFWLGLPTQFCKDHLPKKDVDMVLEDENGSTCDARFLGSRTGLSGGWRGFALDHKLDDGDAVVFELVEPNKFKLYTFKVSSPESSETQVDVAEENGSAKTTNASEDQNEFKSPSSKKKNSKKAKASKVLNVETSKPQSEVIADDMNSGEKNGVIEENGEKNESEAVKTVVESEAVKTEVESIKENGKRKKHPVRPRKKPAPRLFRRRV; encoded by the exons ATGGCGGCGGAAAATGGCAATTCAAATACATATGAGGAGGCTCGTAAACAGCGCCTTGACGAAAACAAGAAGCGGTTTCAG GATTTGGGAATCTTAGACATCTCAAAGAGTCTTTCTAAACTTTCGACCCCTGAGAAGAAG CAACGCCTGTTAAAACCAAAAGCAGCTAATACTGAGATTGTTGAACCAAGACGCTCTTCTCGCGCACGGACTACAGTTACCTCTTATGCAGATGAA TTACATACCGACCTTCCGCCTATGCGGAAGAAGGCAAGGGGTAACTCATCATGGACGAG CTATATTTCAAGACCGTTGGATGAAGTTAAACTTGCTGATTATGGAGATAGACTTCGAACTCTTAAAGCTGCAGAGAAATTCCAAACTAGTCTACAATCTGGGAATCCATCTTTTGTCAAATCAATGGTTCGGTCCCATGTTTATAGTTGTTTCTGGTTG GGGCTTCCTACTCAGTTCTGTAAGGATCATCTGCCAAAGAAAGACGTGGATATGGtacttgaggatgaaaatggCTCAACATGTGATGCTAGATTCCTTGGGAGCAGGACTGGGCTTAGTGGAGGTTGGAGGGGGTTTGCATTGGACCATAAATTAGATGATGGTGACGCTGTTGTGTTTGAATTGGTGGAGCCCAACAAATTCAAG CTCTACACTTTTAAAGTATCATCACCAGAATCAAGTGAAACACAAGTAGATGTTGCAGAGGAAAATGGTTCTGCTAAGACAACAAATGCATCCGAAGATCAAAATGAGTTTAAATCTCCTTCAAGTAAGAAGAAAAACTCAAAGAAAGCGAAGGCAAGTAAGGTATTAAATGTTGAAACATCGAAACCACAAAGTGAAGTGATAGCAGATGATATGAACTCAGGTGAGAAAAATGGTGTTATTGAGGAGAATGGTGAGAAAAATGAATCAGAAGCTGTTAAAACAGTAGTTGAATCAGAAGCTGTTAAAACAGAAGTTGAATCAATCAAGGAAAATGGAAAACGAAAAAAGCATCCAGTCAGGCCTAGAAAGAAACCTGCTCCAAGGTTGTTTAGAAGAAGAGTATAA